One genomic segment of Candidatus Brocadiaceae bacterium includes these proteins:
- a CDS encoding DegT/DnrJ/EryC1/StrS aminotransferase family protein, producing the protein MGLNWPLMENNITRQDFDVLIDFLKGEPVLTQSSNVRAFEQEWSDWLGIGKSVFVNSGSSANHITLAALKALKGTGEVIVSPFGWVSDIAALLQNGFTPVFVDIDPHTMSMNNRQILEKLNDRTRAVLMIHIQGFDGFTDDNLFKELDDRHIPLIEDVCESHGVTHKGNKVGTFGLASNFSFYYAHHMSTIEGGMVSTNDQEFYQIIRMIRSHGMVREVTDNSIKDRYIRENPELNPEFIFAFPACNFRNTEIGAVVGRNQLKRLDRNIAKRTQNLKLFLDNIDANRYRTGFKLEGSSNYAFNLILQEADDILCEKVMKVLQENTVEFRRGSAGGGNQLRQPYLKGLVSPDAYKNFPEVEHIHFYGFYIGNYPTLKEEKILRLCTLLNGL; encoded by the coding sequence ATGGGTTTAAATTGGCCATTGATGGAGAACAACATCACCCGGCAGGATTTCGATGTTTTGATCGATTTCCTGAAGGGTGAACCTGTCCTGACCCAGTCTTCAAACGTCCGGGCTTTTGAACAGGAATGGTCCGATTGGCTTGGCATAGGAAAAAGCGTATTTGTGAACTCCGGCTCTTCCGCAAACCATATTACTCTTGCGGCGCTAAAAGCGCTAAAGGGCACGGGAGAAGTGATTGTTTCTCCTTTCGGATGGGTGTCAGATATTGCCGCTCTATTGCAAAATGGATTTACACCCGTATTTGTAGACATAGATCCTCATACCATGAGTATGAATAACCGGCAAATTTTGGAAAAACTGAATGACCGTACCCGCGCGGTCCTCATGATCCACATTCAGGGATTTGATGGTTTTACCGATGACAACCTATTCAAGGAACTGGACGACCGGCATATCCCGTTGATTGAGGATGTTTGCGAGTCGCATGGTGTTACGCACAAAGGGAATAAAGTCGGCACGTTCGGGCTGGCATCAAATTTTTCATTTTACTATGCGCACCATATGAGCACCATTGAGGGCGGCATGGTGAGCACAAACGACCAGGAATTCTACCAAATTATCCGCATGATCCGTTCTCACGGGATGGTTCGTGAAGTGACTGACAATTCAATCAAAGACCGTTATATTCGGGAAAATCCCGAATTGAACCCCGAGTTTATTTTTGCTTTTCCTGCCTGTAATTTTCGCAACACTGAAATTGGGGCGGTGGTGGGCCGGAATCAGTTGAAACGGCTGGACCGAAACATCGCCAAACGTACGCAAAACCTAAAGCTATTTTTGGACAACATTGACGCTAACCGTTACCGTACTGGCTTTAAATTGGAGGGCAGCAGCAATTACGCCTTTAATCTGATACTACAAGAGGCTGACGACATTCTCTGCGAAAAGGTGATGAAGGTCCTGCAGGAAAATACAGTGGAATTTCGGCGAGGCAGCGCGGGCGGGGGCAATCAATTGAGGCAACCTTATCTCAAAGGCCTTGTCTCTCCCGACGCTTACAAAAATTTCCCCGAGGTTGAACACATTCACTTTTACGGATTCTACATTGGGAACTATCCTACTCTTAAGGAAGAAAAAATATTGCGCCTATGCACGCTTCTGAACGGTCTCTAA
- a CDS encoding nucleotidyltransferase family protein has translation MLRPENIDVVILCGGLGSRLRNVIHDRPKPMAEIHEKPFLDILISFISGYGFTRFILCTGFQGNIIQKYYESRKTPFTIVFSEEHEAMGTAGAIKNAEPFIKSNIFLTTNGDSLCRLSIPNFLNFHYTKKAFASIALISKETSIDCGVVHLNKNGLVAGFHEKKDETMNCLVNAGMYFFQREALSFIPANRNYSLEHDLFPHLIKSKDVYGFQTEAFLFDIGTPERYEMAKKYLA, from the coding sequence ATGTTAAGACCTGAAAACATCGATGTCGTTATCCTCTGCGGAGGATTGGGCTCAAGGCTCCGAAATGTCATTCACGATCGACCAAAGCCTATGGCTGAAATACATGAAAAACCCTTCCTTGATATCCTCATTAGCTTTATCTCCGGCTACGGATTTACCCGTTTTATCCTTTGTACCGGTTTTCAAGGGAATATTATTCAGAAATACTATGAGAGCAGGAAAACTCCTTTTACTATTGTATTTTCTGAAGAGCATGAGGCCATGGGCACCGCCGGGGCCATTAAAAACGCGGAACCATTCATCAAAAGCAACATATTCTTAACAACGAATGGAGATTCCCTCTGCAGATTGAGCATACCGAACTTTTTAAATTTTCATTATACAAAAAAGGCATTTGCGAGCATTGCATTGATTTCAAAAGAAACATCGATTGATTGCGGAGTTGTACATTTAAACAAAAATGGTTTGGTTGCAGGTTTCCATGAAAAGAAGGATGAAACTATGAATTGTCTGGTTAATGCCGGTATGTATTTCTTTCAAAGAGAAGCACTTTCTTTCATACCAGCGAACAGAAACTATTCGCTTGAACACGATCTGTTCCCCCATCTCATCAAGAGCAAAGATGTTTATGGCTTCCAAACAGAAGCTTTCCTTTTTGATATCGGAACTCCAGAGCGATATGAAATGGCAAAGAAATATTTAGCATAA
- a CDS encoding NAD-dependent epimerase/dehydratase family protein, translating to MRVFIAGVDGYLGWPLAMCLVKRGHNIAGADNYYRRDWVQEIGSQSATPIRRMTERLEAFRRNFGKNLQFFKGNLTEYNFVENIFKHFQPEAIVHLGEMPSAPYSMIDAQHAIGTQTNNITGTLNILYAMKDICLNSHLVKLGTMGEYGTPNTDIPEGFFEIEYKGRKDCFPFPKQAGSWYHQSKVHDSNNIMLACKIWGLRSTDIMQGVVFGTRIDEMGDDERLLTRLDYDQCFGTAINRFCCQAVIGEPLSLYGKGHQKRGFLPLRDSMQCLTLAIENPPEAGEYRVFNQFEEVYTVTELAEKVKKVGNNLKLSVEIRNLENPRNEMEEHYYNPDHQGLLNLGYNPSHDVELEIEHILNDLIKYRERIEARKEAFIPDIRWDGTRRKAGLLP from the coding sequence GTGAGAGTCTTTATTGCAGGTGTTGATGGATATCTTGGTTGGCCGCTTGCAATGTGCCTTGTAAAGAGAGGTCATAATATCGCAGGCGCAGACAATTACTATAGGCGAGACTGGGTTCAGGAAATAGGCTCACAGTCTGCAACGCCGATTCGTCGTATGACAGAAAGATTGGAGGCTTTCCGGAGAAATTTCGGTAAAAATCTTCAGTTTTTTAAAGGGAACCTTACAGAATATAATTTTGTAGAAAACATTTTCAAGCATTTTCAACCTGAGGCAATAGTTCATCTGGGTGAAATGCCTTCCGCTCCCTATAGCATGATAGACGCACAGCATGCTATAGGGACCCAAACAAACAATATCACTGGCACATTAAATATTCTTTACGCAATGAAAGACATTTGTCTCAATTCCCACTTGGTTAAATTGGGAACAATGGGTGAATATGGAACTCCGAACACTGATATACCTGAGGGTTTCTTTGAAATTGAATATAAAGGGAGAAAGGACTGTTTCCCTTTTCCTAAACAAGCAGGGAGCTGGTATCACCAGAGTAAAGTACATGATTCTAACAACATAATGCTTGCGTGTAAGATATGGGGCTTGCGCTCTACAGATATCATGCAGGGCGTTGTTTTCGGAACTCGCATCGATGAGATGGGAGATGATGAGAGACTGTTAACCCGTCTTGATTATGACCAGTGCTTTGGGACTGCGATTAATCGATTTTGCTGCCAGGCAGTTATTGGAGAGCCGTTGTCTTTATATGGCAAAGGGCATCAAAAGAGGGGATTTCTTCCTCTTCGTGATTCTATGCAATGTTTGACTCTTGCCATTGAGAACCCGCCAGAAGCTGGAGAATACAGGGTGTTTAATCAATTTGAAGAAGTCTATACTGTTACGGAGTTAGCAGAAAAGGTAAAAAAAGTAGGTAATAATTTAAAGTTATCTGTAGAAATAAGAAATCTGGAGAATCCCAGGAATGAGATGGAAGAACACTACTATAATCCCGACCATCAGGGCCTGTTGAATTTGGGATATAATCCCTCTCATGATGTAGAGCTGGAAATAGAGCATATCTTAAATGATCTGATAAAATACAGAGAAAGAATAGAGGCAAGAAAGGAGGCATTCATTCCGGATATCCGGTGGGACGGAACCAGGAGAAAGGCCGGGCTCTTGCCATGA
- a CDS encoding transketolase, producing the protein MNKLISILKKKSYNIRKTMLEMCIKAETGHVTSSLSCIDILVTLYYGNILNHAPRNPSCAKRDRFILSKGQASPALYTILADAGYYKKSALDKFAQKGGMFGVHLQNDVPGVEITSGSLGLGLGIAAGIALGAKMDRDLYLIFTLLGDGECYEGSVWEAAMFASHNRLNNLIAIVDRNYLCVTDFTENLIALEPMEDKWRAFGWDTLRVDGHSFESLLPAFSNLRSRRSSRPLVVIADTTKGEGVECVSNIPLWHGLSPKGEEAELARECLKRRYAHE; encoded by the coding sequence ATGAACAAGCTGATTTCCATTTTAAAAAAAAAGTCGTACAACATCAGAAAGACTATGCTGGAAATGTGTATAAAAGCGGAAACCGGTCATGTAACTTCCTCATTATCATGCATTGATATTTTAGTAACACTCTATTATGGCAACATTTTAAATCATGCCCCCCGGAACCCGTCTTGCGCAAAAAGAGACAGGTTTATTTTGAGTAAAGGCCAAGCCAGTCCAGCGCTCTATACAATCCTTGCGGATGCTGGCTACTATAAAAAAAGCGCATTAGATAAATTTGCTCAAAAAGGCGGTATGTTTGGAGTCCATCTCCAAAATGATGTGCCCGGAGTGGAAATTACCTCCGGCTCCCTGGGGCTTGGACTTGGAATTGCCGCAGGCATTGCCCTGGGAGCTAAAATGGATAGAGACCTTTATCTGATATTTACACTTCTCGGGGACGGTGAATGTTACGAAGGATCTGTCTGGGAAGCAGCAATGTTTGCCAGCCATAACAGACTAAATAATCTCATCGCTATTGTTGATAGAAATTACCTGTGTGTTACTGATTTTACCGAAAATCTTATTGCACTGGAACCAATGGAAGATAAATGGAGGGCGTTTGGGTGGGATACCCTGAGAGTTGACGGACATTCATTTGAAAGCCTATTGCCTGCATTCAGCAATTTACGATCACGGAGGTCTTCCCGGCCGCTGGTAGTCATAGCCGATACCACAAAGGGTGAAGGAGTGGAATGCGTTTCTAATATTCCCTTATGGCACGGACTCTCTCCCAAAGGAGAAGAGGCTGAACTTGCAAGGGAATGTTTAAAAAGGAGATATGCACATGAGTGA
- a CDS encoding NAD-dependent epimerase/dehydratase family protein — protein sequence MSLNSYLITGGCGFIGSNLIRNILEKYPHSNIRVLDNLSVGTKKDLKKICDFNVISCGDVTSSPQGIELLVGDITEIQDCVTACKGIQVAVHLAANTGVNSSVKNPGKDLESNVVGTFNTLEAARQNGVRKYVYASSGAAVGEANPPIHEELASRPVSPYGASKLAGEAYCSAYFRTYGLNTIALRFGNVYGPGSRHKGSVVAEFIRKALVGENLKVYGDGNQTRDFIYIKDITHAILLSMEADIDGEVFQIATHRETTVNELAEKIKHLVENETTMKVKIIHENPRIGDVRRNYSDISKAGRLLGYTPVYNLESGLKATIDYFRRTEPRS from the coding sequence ATGTCTTTGAATAGCTATCTCATAACAGGCGGATGTGGATTTATTGGAAGTAATCTGATAAGAAACATTTTGGAGAAATATCCACACTCAAATATAAGGGTGCTTGATAATCTTAGTGTCGGCACAAAAAAAGATCTAAAAAAAATTTGCGATTTCAATGTCATTTCATGCGGTGATGTAACATCCTCTCCTCAGGGAATTGAGCTTCTGGTTGGTGACATCACTGAAATTCAGGATTGTGTGACTGCATGCAAGGGGATACAAGTGGCAGTTCATCTTGCTGCAAATACCGGAGTGAATTCCTCCGTTAAAAATCCCGGGAAGGACTTGGAATCTAACGTGGTTGGAACGTTTAATACGCTTGAAGCCGCAAGACAGAATGGTGTGCGTAAATATGTCTATGCCTCTTCTGGCGCAGCGGTAGGAGAGGCAAATCCGCCAATCCACGAGGAGCTTGCATCAAGGCCTGTGTCGCCTTATGGAGCCAGCAAGCTTGCCGGAGAGGCATACTGTTCTGCCTATTTCAGAACCTATGGATTGAACACTATTGCATTACGGTTTGGAAATGTCTATGGGCCAGGATCTAGGCATAAGGGTAGTGTTGTCGCTGAATTCATTAGAAAAGCGCTCGTAGGTGAAAATCTTAAGGTATACGGTGATGGCAATCAGACAAGAGATTTTATCTACATTAAAGATATTACTCATGCAATACTTCTTTCGATGGAGGCTGATATTGACGGGGAAGTTTTTCAAATAGCTACCCACAGAGAAACGACTGTTAATGAACTGGCAGAAAAAATTAAGCATCTTGTGGAAAATGAAACAACAATGAAAGTCAAGATTATTCATGAAAATCCAAGGATTGGCGATGTCAGAAGAAATTATTCTGATATTTCAAAAGCAGGAAGACTATTGGGATATACACCCGTATATAATTTAGAAAGTGGTTTAAAAGCGACAATCGATTATTTTAGGAGGACTGAGCCTCGTTCCTGA
- a CDS encoding glycosyltransferase — MQIFPEAIALIITLGISAALKVPFLKTPLDRDYGIYGYHALGWLRQGRIPYVDMPEGQPPGRWLLYALLLKYFSVSRHVFRISNMVFLLLTQSVIFLIAERLFGATIGAVASLSFAVLTSLPAVFWVQSSAEIQQALFTSLAIYGIVASSVDNYLVFYFIGVSAFASLFFKQTAYINTFPVISVFLYVQKAPMLNIGVVCAGVLSGYFFAGIFFVVNKIPLNHYIRLFALDFDSIKIHLGNFLYFKRIMGHGENRQKIKSEGSKYNSKINTTQRTLNTAGNKERTVFLNKINRRPLSWLFNHWVKKLASELLLQSLVFVLFSVVGVLTVFCGVSVCSAYMMFWIWLGMGTGAVILNQHFMPYHFLPLLSPLSILAAVGMIGSATWLQGMVGIGYNAGIYVALCAVIVCGSQYKIREWLKQERQGRGKIYTHGADWLLNAIGELIGRHIKTKTHADDQIYVWGSEYEIYLWAERFSPIHSLECLRPEVSFIKDPLEREAVFVEMLTRFPPKYIAVCTHTDGFKKFTSFLGQYYFLESKAFGETGIYRRSFDPALSHNQNNRNYLFVIDGCPSIFTLNGINGKNNVHSRNAHNSAMNSPAKKEDNFVRNPLVSIIILTCNALEYTRMCIKSIQNHTIHPYEIIFVDNGSTDGTIDFLEKIIDQNTNYKLIKNNENKGFSAGNNLGIAAAKGTYVMLLNNDVLVSDYWLRSMVRCIEKDEKIGMVGPITNFISGRQAIKEVPYSDENGFYDFANKLREHNKGRLTPRRRIAGFALLMKKTLYEELGGLDETFGIGNFEDDDLCVRARQKGYAIMVDESAYIHHFGNQTFKANKMNYQKNLNEKLALFNKKWPEVDYSELLELRQSLEDSNRELCVKGKQALDAGNIEDARVAFMKVLLSNPIDSNALSGICVASLIQGSLDNAYKYFIKMMDIVSETEGSSVNEVTITKYLNMGNAYFQKGEYSEAIDAYRKVIEINPLLTDVYHQLSLAYTNSNQLDDAILILREAIDMWKIRDSCLRNNVGVMYFKNGQYIDARNYFIAALIEDPHYHEALQNLEKVLRLLGKESQGEVYDTVISMFRDSLYWKIRDSRLCNNMGVFYGKNGQYNNACNSFKEALTMNPYDKEAQINLEEALNTLGEKNGL; from the coding sequence ATGCAGATTTTTCCGGAAGCGATAGCGCTGATTATTACTTTAGGCATCAGCGCCGCATTGAAAGTCCCTTTCCTGAAAACGCCCCTCGATCGTGACTATGGTATTTACGGTTATCATGCGTTGGGTTGGTTGCGGCAGGGAAGAATACCGTATGTGGATATGCCGGAAGGTCAGCCGCCCGGCAGATGGCTTCTTTACGCGTTGTTGTTGAAGTATTTCAGTGTTTCACGCCATGTGTTCAGGATTTCCAACATGGTGTTTTTACTCCTTACACAAAGTGTCATCTTCCTTATTGCGGAGCGCCTCTTCGGCGCAACAATAGGGGCAGTCGCTTCGCTGTCGTTTGCGGTTCTTACATCATTGCCGGCAGTATTCTGGGTGCAATCAAGCGCTGAAATACAACAGGCGCTTTTCACCTCGCTTGCCATATATGGAATCGTGGCGTCCAGTGTGGATAACTATCTGGTATTTTATTTCATTGGGGTGTCGGCGTTTGCTTCGCTCTTTTTTAAGCAAACGGCATACATAAATACCTTTCCGGTAATAAGTGTTTTCTTGTATGTTCAAAAAGCGCCGATGCTCAACATAGGGGTCGTTTGTGCCGGGGTTTTGTCTGGCTATTTCTTTGCCGGAATATTTTTCGTCGTGAACAAGATTCCCCTGAATCATTATATACGTTTGTTTGCCCTTGATTTTGATTCGATAAAAATACACCTGGGAAATTTTCTCTATTTTAAGAGAATTATGGGGCATGGAGAAAACAGACAAAAAATAAAAAGTGAAGGGAGCAAGTATAATAGTAAAATTAATACTACACAAAGAACGTTAAATACGGCAGGAAATAAAGAAAGAACTGTGTTTTTGAACAAAATCAACAGAAGACCTTTGTCGTGGCTGTTCAACCACTGGGTGAAAAAATTGGCAAGTGAACTGTTATTACAATCTTTGGTATTTGTTTTGTTTAGTGTTGTTGGTGTTTTGACCGTATTTTGTGGCGTTTCAGTGTGTTCAGCCTACATGATGTTTTGGATATGGCTTGGAATGGGTACAGGAGCGGTGATATTAAACCAACATTTTATGCCATATCATTTTCTTCCCTTGTTATCTCCGTTATCAATACTGGCAGCTGTTGGTATGATTGGAAGTGCGACATGGTTACAGGGAATGGTTGGCATTGGGTATAACGCAGGTATTTATGTGGCCTTATGCGCGGTTATTGTTTGTGGCAGTCAATATAAAATCAGGGAATGGTTGAAGCAGGAAAGACAAGGTCGTGGAAAGATATATACCCATGGGGCTGACTGGCTTTTGAACGCTATCGGGGAATTGATTGGAAGGCACATTAAAACAAAAACGCATGCTGACGATCAAATATATGTATGGGGAAGTGAATATGAGATCTATCTATGGGCAGAACGTTTTTCACCCATACACTCTTTAGAATGTTTGCGACCGGAGGTGTCTTTTATTAAGGATCCACTCGAAAGGGAAGCAGTTTTCGTGGAAATGTTGACGAGGTTTCCGCCAAAATATATCGCTGTTTGTACCCATACTGATGGATTCAAAAAATTTACATCATTCCTCGGTCAGTATTATTTCTTGGAAAGTAAAGCATTTGGAGAAACCGGCATCTATCGCAGGAGTTTTGACCCTGCACTAAGTCATAACCAAAATAATCGTAATTATCTTTTTGTAATTGATGGATGCCCAAGTATTTTTACTCTGAATGGGATAAACGGGAAAAATAATGTGCATTCAAGAAATGCGCATAATAGCGCCATGAATTCTCCTGCCAAAAAAGAAGATAATTTCGTCAGAAATCCACTCGTATCAATAATTATTTTAACATGCAATGCGCTGGAATATACCAGGATGTGCATAAAATCCATACAAAACCATACAATCCATCCATATGAAATTATCTTTGTAGATAATGGCTCTACGGACGGGACGATTGACTTTCTTGAAAAGATAATCGATCAAAATACAAACTACAAACTGATTAAAAATAATGAAAATAAAGGATTTTCCGCAGGGAACAACCTTGGCATTGCTGCCGCAAAGGGGACCTATGTGATGTTGCTCAATAATGATGTGCTGGTATCGGATTATTGGTTAAGAAGTATGGTTCGTTGTATTGAGAAAGACGAAAAAATTGGAATGGTTGGGCCTATTACTAATTTTATCAGTGGCAGACAGGCGATAAAAGAGGTTCCTTACAGCGATGAAAATGGATTTTACGATTTTGCTAATAAACTCAGGGAGCACAACAAAGGGAGACTCACTCCCAGAAGAAGAATTGCCGGTTTTGCGCTCCTTATGAAAAAAACTCTCTATGAAGAACTTGGCGGGTTAGATGAAACCTTTGGCATAGGAAACTTTGAGGATGATGATTTATGTGTCAGGGCGCGTCAGAAGGGCTATGCAATCATGGTTGATGAGAGCGCTTATATTCATCATTTTGGAAACCAGACGTTCAAGGCAAACAAAATGAATTATCAAAAAAACCTGAACGAGAAGCTGGCTCTTTTTAACAAAAAATGGCCGGAGGTTGATTACAGCGAATTACTCGAACTAAGGCAGAGTTTGGAAGATAGCAATAGAGAACTCTGTGTAAAGGGAAAACAGGCATTAGACGCAGGAAATATAGAGGATGCAAGGGTGGCGTTTATGAAGGTTTTGCTTTCTAATCCAATTGATAGCAATGCATTATCAGGGATATGTGTTGCATCTTTAATACAGGGAAGCCTCGATAACGCATATAAATATTTTATAAAAATGATGGATATCGTTTCAGAAACAGAAGGCTCGTCTGTCAATGAAGTCACAATAACCAAATATTTAAACATGGGTAATGCTTATTTCCAAAAAGGTGAATATTCTGAGGCGATCGATGCCTACAGAAAAGTAATAGAGATCAACCCGTTGTTAACTGACGTTTATCACCAGCTTTCACTTGCATACACAAACAGTAATCAATTAGATGATGCCATACTCATACTAAGGGAAGCAATTGATATGTGGAAAATTCGAGATAGTTGTTTACGAAATAATGTCGGAGTAATGTATTTTAAAAATGGTCAATATATTGATGCGCGTAATTATTTTATTGCGGCATTAATAGAGGATCCTCATTATCATGAAGCGCTACAAAACCTTGAAAAGGTATTAAGGTTATTGGGGAAAGAATCTCAGGGCGAGGTCTACGATACTGTCATATCAATGTTTAGAGATTCATTGTATTGGAAAATAAGGGATAGTCGTTTGTGCAACAACATGGGAGTATTCTATGGTAAAAACGGTCAGTATAACAATGCGTGTAATTCTTTTAAAGAGGCCTTAACCATGAATCCTTATGATAAAGAGGCACAGATAAATCTTGAAGAAGCTTTAAATACATTGGGGGAAAAGAATGGTCTGTAG